One stretch of Cottoperca gobio chromosome 18, fCotGob3.1, whole genome shotgun sequence DNA includes these proteins:
- the gba3 gene encoding cytosolic beta-glucosidase isoform X2, with amino-acid sequence MFPRDFAWGAGTAAYQIEGGWQADGKGPSIWDTFCHEKGRVFGEQNGDEACSSYELWEKDLECIQQLGLTHYRLSLSWARLLPDGTTRHVNQKGVQYYNKVIDDLLACSVSPMVTLYHFDLPQALQDQGGWKSAATATLFDSYAKFCFQTFGDRVKLWITINEPYVCAKLGHEDGIHAPGLKEPGTAAYLVGHNMLRAHAMAWHSYNSRYRTQQEGAVSLAINSDWLEPLHAGRTEDIDATERLLAFTLGWFAWPVFVTGDYPEVMRSAIDAQSEKLGCGSRLPSFSKDEPAVLGTADFFALNYYTSRKVKPGAGCGEMLCMKSDRDAGEVLDPSWPVCGVSWLAVVPHGLRKLLKYIKLYKTIRSTCEDTSHGLCWTTSSGRTGSAFVLDCSMSTSRTQSEAEPYTSLGGSMRRLSRNTNVVNPDEETE; translated from the exons ATGTTCCCACGAGATTTTGCGTGGGGAGCGGGAACTGCTGCGTATCAAATTGAAG GTGGCTGGCAGGCAGACGGCAAGGGACCGAGTATCTGGGACACATTTTGTCACGAGAAAGGCAGAGTGTTTGGGGAGCAGAATGGAGATGAGGCCTGCAGCAGCTACGAGCTGTGGGAGAAGGACCTGGAGTGTATCCAGCAGCTTGGACTGACACACtatcgtctgtctctctcctgggCCCGCCTGCTGCCTGATGGGACGACACGACACGTCAATCAAAAAG GTGTGCAGTACTACAACAAGGTGATCGATGATCTGCTGGCCTGCAGTGTATCACCTATGGTCACACTTTACCACTTCGACCTGCCTCAAGCTCTCCAGGATCAGGGGGGCTGGAAATCCGCAGCTACAGCGACCCTGTTTGACAGCTACGCCAAGTTTTGTTTCCAAACATTTGGCGACCGCGTCAAACTCTGGATCACTATCAACGAGCCCTACGTGTGCGCCAAACTAGGCCACGAAGACGGCATCCATGCCCCGGGGTTAAAAGAACCGGGGACTGCCGCCTACCTGGTGGGCCATAACATGCTGCGAGCCCACGCCATGGCCTGGCACAGCTACAACTCCCGCTACAGGACGCAGCAGGAGGGCGCCGTGTCTCTGGCCATCAACAGTGACTGGCTCGAGCCGCTGCACGCGGGTCGCACCGAGGATATCGATGCCACTGAACGCCTCCTGGCCTTCACACTCGGGTGGTTCGCCTGGCCCGTGTTTGTAACTGGAGATTATCCAGAAGTGATGAGATCTGCCATCGACGCTCAAAGTGAGAAGTTGGGCTGCGGCTCCAGACTGCCCAGTTTCTCCAAGGACGAGCCTGCAGTTCTGGGCACAGCCGACTTCTTTGCATTGAACTACTACACGTCTCGTAAAGTGAAGCCAGGAGCCGGTTGTGGAGAGATGTTGTGTATGAAGAGCGACCGAGATGCAGGAGAAGTTTTGGATCCGTCCTGGCCTGTTTGCGGTGTGTCCTGGCTCGCTGTCGTGCCCCATGGGTTAAGGAAACTTCTCAAGTACATCAAG CTTTACAAGACGATAAGGTCAACGTGCGAGGATACTTCACATGGTCTCTGCTGGACAACTTCGAGTGGGCGGACGGGTTCAGCGTTCGTTTTGGATTGTTCCATGTCGACTTCACGGACGCAAAGCGAAGCCGAACCGTATACCAGTCTGGGCGGGAGTATGCGAAGATTATCTCGAAATACAAATGTGGTCAATCCAGATGAGGAGAcggaataa
- the gba3 gene encoding cytosolic beta-glucosidase isoform X1: MFPRDFAWGAGTAAYQIEGGWQADGKGPSIWDTFCHEKGRVFGEQNGDEACSSYELWEKDLECIQQLGLTHYRLSLSWARLLPDGTTRHVNQKGVQYYNKVIDDLLACSVSPMVTLYHFDLPQALQDQGGWKSAATATLFDSYAKFCFQTFGDRVKLWITINEPYVCAKLGHEDGIHAPGLKEPGTAAYLVGHNMLRAHAMAWHSYNSRYRTQQEGAVSLAINSDWLEPLHAGRTEDIDATERLLAFTLGWFAWPVFVTGDYPEVMRSAIDAQSEKLGCGSRLPSFSKDEPAVLGTADFFALNYYTSRKVKPGAGCGEMLCMKSDRDAGEVLDPSWPVCGVSWLAVVPHGLRKLLKYIKDTFNNPAVYVTESGFSQVGPLQLHDVQRAEFHKDTILEVAKALQDDKVNVRGYFTWSLLDNFEWADGFSVRFGLFHVDFTDAKRSRTVYQSGREYAKIISKYKCGQSR, from the exons ATGTTCCCACGAGATTTTGCGTGGGGAGCGGGAACTGCTGCGTATCAAATTGAAG GTGGCTGGCAGGCAGACGGCAAGGGACCGAGTATCTGGGACACATTTTGTCACGAGAAAGGCAGAGTGTTTGGGGAGCAGAATGGAGATGAGGCCTGCAGCAGCTACGAGCTGTGGGAGAAGGACCTGGAGTGTATCCAGCAGCTTGGACTGACACACtatcgtctgtctctctcctgggCCCGCCTGCTGCCTGATGGGACGACACGACACGTCAATCAAAAAG GTGTGCAGTACTACAACAAGGTGATCGATGATCTGCTGGCCTGCAGTGTATCACCTATGGTCACACTTTACCACTTCGACCTGCCTCAAGCTCTCCAGGATCAGGGGGGCTGGAAATCCGCAGCTACAGCGACCCTGTTTGACAGCTACGCCAAGTTTTGTTTCCAAACATTTGGCGACCGCGTCAAACTCTGGATCACTATCAACGAGCCCTACGTGTGCGCCAAACTAGGCCACGAAGACGGCATCCATGCCCCGGGGTTAAAAGAACCGGGGACTGCCGCCTACCTGGTGGGCCATAACATGCTGCGAGCCCACGCCATGGCCTGGCACAGCTACAACTCCCGCTACAGGACGCAGCAGGAGGGCGCCGTGTCTCTGGCCATCAACAGTGACTGGCTCGAGCCGCTGCACGCGGGTCGCACCGAGGATATCGATGCCACTGAACGCCTCCTGGCCTTCACACTCGGGTGGTTCGCCTGGCCCGTGTTTGTAACTGGAGATTATCCAGAAGTGATGAGATCTGCCATCGACGCTCAAAGTGAGAAGTTGGGCTGCGGCTCCAGACTGCCCAGTTTCTCCAAGGACGAGCCTGCAGTTCTGGGCACAGCCGACTTCTTTGCATTGAACTACTACACGTCTCGTAAAGTGAAGCCAGGAGCCGGTTGTGGAGAGATGTTGTGTATGAAGAGCGACCGAGATGCAGGAGAAGTTTTGGATCCGTCCTGGCCTGTTTGCGGTGTGTCCTGGCTCGCTGTCGTGCCCCATGGGTTAAGGAAACTTCTCAAGTACATCAAG GACACTTTCAACAACCCAGCAGTCTACGTCACAGAGAGCGGCTTCTCTCAGGTGGGGCCGCTGCAGCTCCACGATGTCCAGCGCGCAGAGTTTCACAAGGACACCATCTTGGAAGTGGCTAAAG CTTTACAAGACGATAAGGTCAACGTGCGAGGATACTTCACATGGTCTCTGCTGGACAACTTCGAGTGGGCGGACGGGTTCAGCGTTCGTTTTGGATTGTTCCATGTCGACTTCACGGACGCAAAGCGAAGCCGAACCGTATACCAGTCTGGGCGGGAGTATGCGAAGATTATCTCGAAATACAAATGTGGTCAATCCAGATGA